One genomic region from Podarcis raffonei isolate rPodRaf1 chromosome 16, rPodRaf1.pri, whole genome shotgun sequence encodes:
- the LOC128403397 gene encoding complexin-3-like produces the protein MESAVKSAFGVPARQLLCCVSADFPREKGISSQRCHSKNRAQPPARKTPINEKHKSKRDAAFAQQKAERATMRAHLRQKYQLPKNRTDKKQLEAVGNKTKLPQDLLAIVKPKATTDPSSIFSSLGGLDFSALRVTAASAVQSLQRPVQCPVM, from the exons ATGGAGTCCGCAGTGAAATCGGCGTTTGGAGTGCCGGCCAGACAGCTGCTGTGCTGTGTCTCGGCCGACTTCCCCAGGGAGAAGGGCATCAGCTCCCAAAGGTGCCACAGCAAGAACCGAGCGCAGCCTCCGGCTCGGAAGACGCCAATCAACGAAAAGCACAA GAGCAAACGGGACGCAGCCTTTGCTCAACAGAAGGCTGAGCGAGCCACCATGAGGGCCCACCTCCGGCAGAAATACCAGCTGCCCAAG AACCGGACAGATAAGAAGCAGCTGGAAGCGGTTGGGAACAAGACGAAACTCCCCCAGGACCTCCTGGCTATTGTGAAGCCCAAAGCTACCACAGATCCCAGCTCCATCTTCTCCAGCTTGGGTGGTCTGGATTTCAGCGCCTTGCGGGTGACGGCAGCGAGCGCCGTGCAGTCCCTTCAGCGCCCGGTGCAGTGCCCCGTCATGTGA